One genomic segment of Methanocorpusculum sp. includes these proteins:
- a CDS encoding ABC transporter permease, with the protein MKWYIKLILPALVLILWEVAAILMNNAYILPRVENVLAVFMTPFADLYGCGSLLENSWVSIYRVTLGFIIACLVAVPLGIILGRYSVLEQFSDSLIQILRPIPPMAWVPLSLAWFGLGLTPILFIIVIGCIFPILVNTIDGVKRVRKSWIETARIYQANERQIITKVIVPAAGPAIWNGLRVGFGIAWMSVVAAEMMPGTVSGLGYLIMYTYNWGQIQMVIAGMIAIGIIGIFMDQFFQYVLRKKFAWEVLDK; encoded by the coding sequence ATGAAATGGTACATTAAGCTGATACTTCCGGCACTCGTTCTCATTTTGTGGGAAGTTGCAGCGATTCTGATGAACAATGCATACATCCTTCCCCGGGTGGAAAATGTTCTCGCCGTCTTTATGACGCCGTTTGCCGATCTTTACGGCTGCGGAAGTCTCCTGGAAAACAGCTGGGTCAGTATTTACCGGGTAACGCTTGGATTTATCATCGCCTGCCTGGTCGCAGTCCCTCTGGGAATCATTCTCGGCAGGTATTCTGTTCTTGAACAGTTTTCCGATAGTCTGATCCAGATCCTTCGCCCCATCCCGCCCATGGCTTGGGTGCCTTTATCCCTTGCCTGGTTCGGGTTGGGTCTTACTCCGATCCTGTTTATCATCGTGATCGGTTGTATCTTTCCGATCCTTGTCAATACTATAGATGGTGTGAAAAGGGTGAGGAAAAGCTGGATCGAAACAGCCCGGATCTATCAGGCAAATGAGCGCCAGATCATCACCAAGGTCATCGTTCCGGCCGCGGGTCCTGCCATATGGAATGGGCTTCGCGTCGGCTTCGGTATTGCCTGGATGAGTGTTGTCGCTGCGGAAATGATGCCGGGAACCGTGTCGGGTCTTGGATATCTTATCATGTACACATATAACTGGGGTCAGATCCAGATGGTCATCGCCGGCATGATCGCCATCGGCATCATCGGCATCTTTATGGATCAGTTCTTCCAGTATGTTCTGCGGAAAAAGTTCGCCTGGGAGGTGCTTGACAAATGA
- a CDS encoding ABC transporter ATP-binding protein, with protein MTDWDKVWVKVEDATKTFSSRKGDVTALEHVNLEVHDGQFVCLLGPSGCGKTTLLRMIGGLDVPTSGTVSIDGKIVDGPSPKMTMVFQEYSLYPWRTVAENVGFGLEMTGVPNEERIAEVNKRLALVGLAGFGDSYPYELSGGMRQRAAVARALATDPAVMLMDEPFGALDAQTRNKMQRELLQIWEETKKTVIFVTHSVDEAVYLSDKIVILTPRPGRIYEIYPNPLPRPRDRTSVEFAKLRKDVLAEIEKLEAGNKNI; from the coding sequence ATGACTGACTGGGATAAGGTATGGGTGAAAGTGGAGGACGCCACAAAGACGTTCTCCTCACGGAAAGGTGACGTCACTGCTCTGGAGCATGTCAATCTCGAGGTCCATGACGGTCAATTCGTCTGCCTGCTCGGACCTTCCGGTTGTGGAAAAACCACCCTTCTTCGAATGATAGGGGGGCTTGATGTTCCGACCAGTGGAACCGTTTCGATCGATGGAAAGATCGTTGACGGTCCCTCCCCGAAGATGACGATGGTCTTTCAGGAATACTCTCTTTATCCGTGGCGTACCGTCGCGGAGAATGTAGGGTTCGGCTTAGAGATGACCGGCGTTCCAAATGAAGAGAGGATCGCCGAAGTCAACAAGCGTCTTGCGCTGGTAGGTCTCGCCGGATTTGGCGACAGCTACCCATACGAATTATCCGGGGGCATGCGTCAGCGGGCGGCAGTTGCCCGGGCTCTTGCAACAGATCCGGCCGTCATGCTGATGGACGAACCGTTTGGCGCGCTCGATGCGCAGACCCGGAATAAAATGCAGCGTGAGCTTCTCCAGATTTGGGAGGAAACGAAAAAGACGGTAATTTTCGTTACGCACAGTGTTGATGAAGCAGTTTATCTTTCTGATAAAATCGTCATTCTCACTCCTCGTCCGGGAAGAATTTATGAAATATATCCAAATCCTCTACCAAGACCCCGTGATAGGACTAGTGTAGAGTTTGCCAAACTCAGGAAAGATGTTCTCGCCGAAATCGAGAAATTAGAGGCGGGGAATAAGAACATTTAA